From one Brassica oleracea var. oleracea cultivar TO1000 unplaced genomic scaffold, BOL UnpScaffold00831, whole genome shotgun sequence genomic stretch:
- the LOC106320158 gene encoding probable aquaporin TIP3-2, whose protein sequence is MATYARRTYGFGRADEATHPDSIRATLAEFLSTFVFVFAGEGSILSLDKLYWDTEAHTGTDTPGGLLLVALAHALALFAAVSAAINVSGGHVNPAVTFAALIGGRLSVIRAIYYWVAQLLGAILACLLLRLSTNGKRPIGFHVASGVSELHGLLMEIILTFALVYIFYSTVIDPKRGSIGIIAPLAIGLIVGANMLVGGPFDGASMNPARAFGPSLVGWRWENHWIYWVGPFIGGALAALIYEYMIIPNVNEPPRHSVHQPLAPEDY, encoded by the exons ATGGCAACATATGCTAGAAGAACATACGGATTTGGGAGAGCTGATGAGGCGACGCACCCGGACTCCATTAGAGCCACTTTGGCCGAGTTTCTCTCCACTTTCGTCTTTGTCTTTGCTGGAGAAGGCTCCATCCTCTCTCTAG ACAAGTTGTATTGGGACACTGAGGCTCACACGGGGACAGACACGCCGGGAGGGTTACTTTTGGTGGCGTTAGCTCATGCATTGGCACTATTTGCGGCAGTTTCGGCGGCCATCAATGTCTCTGGTGGTCACGTGAACCCTGCGGTTACTTTTGCTGCTCTAATCGGTGGCAGGCTCTCAGTGATCCGAGCTATCTACTATTGGGTTGCTCAGCTTCTAGGTGCTATCCTCGCTTGTCTCTTGTTGAGGCTTTCCACTAATGGCAAG AGACCAATAGGGTTCCATGTAGCGTCTGGAGTCAGTGAGCTTCACGGGCTATTGATGGAGATCATACTTACATTCGCATTGGTTTATATCTTCTACTCAACTGTAATCGATCCCAAGAGAGGGAGTATTGGGATCATAGCCCCCCTAGCCATCGGGCTCATAGTTGGGGCAAACATGTTGGTAGGAGGACCATTCGACGGAGCGTCAATGAATCCGGCTAGAGCCTTCGGTCCATCATTGGTTGGATGGAGATGGGAAAACCATTGGATATATTGGGTTGGGCCCTTCATTGGAGGTGCACTCGCCGCACTTATCTATGAGTACATGATCATCCCCAACGTGAACGAGCCTCCTCGCCATAGTGTCCACCAACCATTGGCCCCGGAAGATTACTAG